Genomic segment of Iocasia fonsfrigidae:
TACCACTATGATAAAGAAGGAAATAGACTCTCTGCTGTCAGAAAAGATGGGGAGAGAGACAACAGTACTATCACCACCAGCTATAACCCCCTGGGATTCATCAGCACTGAGAACAGGGGGATAGACGGTAAAAGCTACCGCAGTTCCTACCGCTATGATAAGCTTGGTAAACTCAGTGGAATCAAATACCCGGGTAGTAATAGCTATCTGGAATATAAGTACAATGACCTTAACCACTTAGTTGCAGTGGATGGTATAGCTGATGGTAGTATAGATGATAGTAGCAATGATTTAACCTTCACTTACCGGAACAATGGTTTCCTAAGCGGGATTAGTTATCAGAACGGAACAAGCAGCAGTATCAGCCCTGATAGGAATTACCGGATAGGAAATATCAAAATAAAAAAGAATAACGCCGGGGTAACAGAAAAATTACTGGATATTTCCTATAACTATGACCAGAACAATAATCTAATCAAAAGGACAGATAAGCTAAGTAAGTATACCAACCAGTACCACTATGACCGGCTAGACCGGCTGGTCTCGACAGATTTGGCAGGGACCTTCTATGGAGAAAGGACCGGACATACCGGGGTAGCCGAAGAAGACCAGTTAAGATACAAGGCTCTTAAGGTCAAGGAAGACTACCTGGTTGACTTTGACTACCAGGCCAACAGTGTCGGGGTTATCCTGGTAGAAAAAGCAGAGATAGGTAAGATTGTCTTAACTCCGGCAGCAGGAGTAAGTGAACACCGGGTCAGCAAAGACACTATCACTGTCCACTACAGTGATGATAATTTTGACTATTACGAAGTCCCTAAAGAAGATTGGGAATTCACTAAAGACAAAGAAGGAAAAGTAACCATAACCTTCAAAGAATCAATACCGGCCTTAGCCTTTAAGGTCCATTCCAACCATGATGACCGGGATATAGATAATAACTATCTAAACTTAAGTACCTTTAGCAATAACTTAGAAGAGATTGTCAGGGTCTATCAAAGGTCGAATGAAGGGAAGATAGAATACAGCTATGACGCTGGTGGTAACAGAACAGAAAAACACAGTATTGTTGGTAATGATGATAGTACTAAATATGAGTATTATCCAGATACTAACAGGCTTAAGAAAACCACTTCTATTATCAGTGGTAAGACCTATAAGGAACAATACTATATCTATGATGAGAATGGGAATTTAACCGCCAAGGGTAATGAAGTTAGAGAGAATAGTGATGGTAGTCTCATCCTGGACAAGGACAGTCCAGGTAGTAGATACTGGGAATATGAATATACGGCTGATAACAGGTTAAAGGCAGTTTACTATAAGGGTGAGCTTAAAGTTGAGTACAGTTATGATGCTGATGGGAAAAGGATTGTTTCGGATACTGAGGAAGGAATAACACACTTTGTCTTTAATTATAGTGGGAAGGTTATTTATGAGGAAAGTATAGGTTCTGATGGAGAGAATAAAGTAACTTCGTATGTCTATGCTTTAAGTAAGCAATTGGCACGGGTTGAAGGAGTTATTGGTGGTGAGGGAGAAGTAATATATTACCACTATGATAACCTTGGTTCTACCAGGTTGATGACTGATGAAGATGGTGAAGTTGTTTTTGACCAGGATTATCTGCCTTTTGGTGGAGATTTAGCAGTAGTTGGCGACCTTGAGCCGCAGAATGATGTTGGGGAGAGTTATAAGTATACTGGCCAGAGGCAGGAAGTTTCCATTGGGTTCTATTACTATGGAGCCAGGTTCTATGATCCTGGGATAGGTCGGTTTATTAGTGAGGATAGTTATGCTGGTGAGCTTGTTAATCCTCAAGGGCAGAATATTTACGTGTATGTTATGAATAACCCCATGAAGTATGTTGATCCTACGGGGCATGATGCACTGGGAATAAATGCTGGAGAAATAATAAACGATTATGAAGAACTGGAAAAAAGTCGTACTATATCTGTAGGAGATATGACTTTTTATGGCAATTATTATAATGTTCAGGAGGGAGATACATTAAGTGATATTACAGATGAAATGTATAATACAATTCATTTCAACAAGAAATACAGTGGTGAAGAATTAGCTCGAAATACTGTATATAATTTAACTAATTTTGTAGCTGACATAAATCACTTAAAGGATAAGGATAGGATAAACCCTGGGCAAGAATTATTTTTCCCAGATGTATTTGGTACAATGCATAGTATAAGCCAGAATAGGTATAACAAAAATAATTATGCAAGTATAAGTTTGAAAGGTATAGGTGCTTATGTTGGTACTAAAGCTGGTGAAGCTACTTTAATTACTGCTGCCGAAACTGCAGGTAAATCTATTGGATATTTTAAACATTACGGTAGAAATGGTTGGGTTATGACTGGAATAAAGAAAACATTTGCTCGTTTGATGAAGGAACTACCTAAAACATTTGGAAATAATTTAGCAAAAAGTTTATCTAATCCTGCTTCAAGCAATACGGCTATTGAAGCAACTGGCGCAGGTTTATCTAAGCTACCTTTTTCCAAAATAGTATCTAGTTCATTTAGCTATGGTTTAGGAACTCTAGCAATAGTTATAGGTGAAACAAAGCCAGTAGGCGACAAACCAATTAATGAAATATACCTTGAAACGCCATATACAAAATATGGAATATATATGGATAAAAGTACAGGAAGAATGAGATACTTAGAACCAAATATTGGGAGGTGGGATAATAATTAAAGATAAATTAATGTATTTTTGGGGATATTTTTTATACAGCATTGGGGTAAAAAAGAGAGCTAAAAATATATTTATAAAGCTAGATGATGGTTCAGATTGGAAATTAAAGTTATTGTTAGCTAGAATTAATATATCTATGGATGAATTTAATAAAGCATTAAAATACCTTGATGAAGTAATGACTTTAGTAAGTGATAGTAAGATAAAAAGAATATTATTAGAAGATAAAATAAGTATTTTATTCAAATTAGAAAAATATAATGCTGCATTAAGTATATTAGAGAAAGAAGATCAAGATGATGTTAATATATTGGAAATGATAGCTAACATATATTTGAAAAAGGATGACTTGGATTTGGCTGAAAGTTATGCTAAAAAAATAAATACAATTGACCCTGTAAATGAAACAGCAATTTTTCTTTTAGTAGGAATAAACTATAAAAGAAAAAAATATAATGAAACAATAAAATATTGTAATAAATTATTGAAATATGATAAAGAAACTGCATTAAGGCTTTTAGCTAATTCATACTTGGAATTTAATGATTTGGTAATGGCAGAAAAGTATTTTAAAAAATTGAGATCTAAATATAGTGGCCAACTGGCCACTATATTTACTCATGCTAGACTTGAATATAAAAAAGGAAACATAAAAAAAGCATACAAAATTTTAAAATTTATAGAAGACCAAGGAATTGAATGTAACGAAGATTTTTACGGAATATATAATCAAGTAAAAAAAGAAATAGAGAAATAATGGAGGTTGAAAAATGGCTAGAATAATTGCTTTTTTTATAAATATGCTTCCTGGTGTTTTTTTAGTCAGTTTTATTATTTCTATTATAATTTTAGCTAGGGTAATATTTAATATTAAATCATTAATAATAATTGATGGTTCTAAAAAAATATTTATTGCAATAGTAGTTTTGGTAATTATTATTATAGTTTCATTTATTCAATTGCTATCTTATTAGTAAATTCAAAGCATTTTCATAAAAATAGTGGTACTATATCTATGATGAGACGGTAATTTAACTTCTAAGGATAATCAGGTCACAAGGAATATTGATGGCAGTCTTTCCCTGGTCAAAGACAGTCCTGGCAGTATACTGGGAGTATGAGTATACGGCTGATAATCTTTTGCAGAAAGCATATTATAAAGGGGAAATAAAGGCTGAGTATAGTTATGATGCTGACGGTAAGCGGATAGTCTCTGATACTGAGGAAGGAAAGAGATACTTTGTCTTTAATTACAGTGGGAAGGTTATTTATGAGGAAAGTATAGGTTCTGATGGAGAGAATAAAGTAACTTCGTATGTCTATGCTTTGAGCAAACAAATGGCGCGGGTTGAAGGAGTTATTGGTGGTGAAGGAGAAGTAATATATTACCACCATGATAACCTTGGTTCAACGAGATTAATGACTAACTCTGCTGGTAAAGTAGTCTTTGATCAGGATTATCTACCTTTTGGTGGAGATTTGGCTGTTGTTGGTGACCTTGAACCTGTGAATGATGTAGGTGAAGGTTATAAATATACCGGGCAAAGACAGGAAGTTTCTATTGGGTTATATTACTATGGAGCCAGGTTCTATGACCCTGATTTAGGTAGGTTTATAACTGAGGATAGTTATGCTGGGGAAATAGTTAATCCACAGGGGCAGAATATCTACGTGTATGTTATGAATAACCCCATGAAGTATGTAGATCCTAGTGGGCATAAATGGGAATTTAATGCTGATTCCTGGGAGTGGATGGCTACAGAAGAAACAGATAAGTTATGGCAATTAGTCGATGAAGCTAAATTCAACTCCTGGCAGGAAGCAGCAGAATATGCTGGAATTAAAGACTGGTATGATGACGAAGGGAATCGTATAAGAGGTAAAAATAGATCACTTGTAGGTATGGGAATAAAGGCGCCATTAGATATTTATAAGGCTGAATATGCTGGGTTTGATGGAACAGTAATTCAAGCAGGATATAAAGATAATAGTATGTCAGTAGTATGGAATCTATCAGATGTGACAGTTGAAAATATAAGGACAAATGATGCGTTTTCTACAAGTTTATTTTCTTATATATCCGATTCACAACAAACAGGATTTTCACTACCCAATCTGGGATTAAATGTCTCCACGCTATATGGTGCTTTTCCTAAACATTATAGTGATTTTTTGACAGATGAGGCACACAGAGAAGAGTTATATAATTCCTTACTCGGAGATACAAAATTAGAATTTACAAATTTTGTATTTGGCACTTACACCCGTGTTGAAAATAAGTACTGGCGTGGTGAGTCTGTAAATTATGGATTACTCGGAAAGAAAATCAAGATTGGAAAACTTGCAATAGGTGGTATTGGAAAAGGTAATTTAATTCAACATACTTCATATGAACAGAAGTATGGTTTAGGGAGAATAAATCTTATTCCAGGTCAAGAAATGCTTTATAAAAGAAAATCTGAGTTTGAAAGGATAATTGGGGTTGCAAATCATTCTGGCTGGGGTACAAGTGGCTTAGATTGGGAAAAATATAAAAATATTTTAGAATTAGAAGCAGAGAAAAATTATCGTCAATTATGGGGGATGAATTAAATGGCTCTTTTTAATATGAACAATAAAACATTTATTACACTAATTGTTATATCTACCTTACTATTTTATGCAATGGTTTATATACCTTCAATTGAGGGCAAAAAATATCATGAAGAATTTAAAAAGACAAAATTTGATGAATTAAGTATTAAAATGCATGATAATTTTACAGATGAAAAAATAGAGGCAGAAATTACAGATAGAAATGAACTAGAATTTTATTATAATATATTTGCTAATAAACTTGAATATGCTCAAATTAAAGAAAGAAAATTATACTCCTATTCTATTTTTTTTAGATTTTATAATAAAAAGAGTAAAAAATATTATATATTTAAAGTATTTTTTGATCATACAAAAGAAGTTGAACGCCCAGTATTTCTTAGAGTAAAAGAAGAAGACCCTGGTGGATATGGTTTTGCCTTGAGTGATGAAGACTTTCAATTTTATCAAAAAATAATGGAAATATGGGAGATATCTGAGAAGAGTAGAATATAAGATTGAAAATGAAAGTAATCCCCGGACTGGATAAGTTTTGGGGGTTCTTTTATTTAATGTAGATGCTAAATATACAGTGAATCAATTAACTTCGTATGTCTATGCTTTGAGCAAGCAAATGGCTAGAGTAGAAGGAGTTATTGGTGGTGAGGGAGAAGTTATATATTACCATCATGATAACCTTGGTTCTACCAGGTTGATGACTGAAAGATGGTGAAGTTGTCTTTGACCAGGATTATCTGCCATTTGGTGGAGATTTAGAGCCGCAGAATGATGTTGGGGAGAGATATAAATATACTGGGCAGAGGCAGGAAAAATATAAGCGTGGTGGGGAGTCAGATGAAGTGTGTTCTCATAACTACTTTCAAAATAATACTCCTAAGTCTTATAATAAGACTTAGGAGTATTATTGATAGAGCTATTATAATTTGTCTAATTCCTTTTTATAGTCATTAGATGGTACAGGGGTGTATAGTTGATTGTTATAAAAATATTCAAGAGCAGAAATTCGGCAAGATTTAATGTGTTCCAACATGCACTGCTCTGCTTCAGCATATTTTCCGTCAATAAGTTTGTTCAATATCTCTAGATGCTCTTCTTTTGCATCATGTACTTTAGCTTGGTTCTGTTTGCTAGAGATAATAATACGTGTATTTTCTTCAAAAACCCTTTTCATGGTGTTTATTATAAATCTATTTCCGCAATATTCAATAATGAATAAGTGCATTGCAGTATCCAAACGAAAACTATTATGAACATCGACAATGGGTTCATGAAATTTTTGGGAAAAGTTTTTAAGCTCATCTAATGGCAAGTGTGGTGCAGCTAATCGAAGGGCGATAGGTTCCATTTCAACACGTGCTTGAAAAACTTGAATTACGTCATTGAAGGTAATATCTGTCACGTATATTCCTTTTTTTGGTATTACTTTGATAAATCCCTCCATTTCTAATTTGCTTATAGATTCTCTGATGGGGGTTCGACTTAATTCCATTTCCTTTGCAAGTTGTGCTTCATTTAAAAGACTTCCAGGAGGGTAGATACAGTCTACTAGTTTTTCCTTTAGTAGTTGATAAGCATGGTTTTTGAGACTTTGTCGGGATTGATTGTTTTTATTCATAATAATGTCATTCCTATTCTAAAATTATTTGTTTAAAAAAATAGCAGCTTTGGAAATACAGATATAAAGGGAAACGATGCTATTTTAATGATATTACAGGAAGCGGATAATTTCAAGGAATTAGAACAAGAAATATATAAATTAGTCTGTAAAATAGTAAGAAAGAAGTTAAAAGAGACGCTATTGTTGGTTGATGAAATCATAACAATAGGGGAAAGGGGGTTCTATACCATTCCGTTTGCGGAATCTCTGTAACCTCCCACAAAAGCTTGACAAGAACAAAAACATCTTGTATACTACAAGTATATTAGAAGTATGCAATAGTGGTTTGTAACACAAATATTAGGAATTGTGTGAGGAATCCAGAATGCACTACTTTTAAATGAAAATATGTATTTTTAAACTGGAGGTGCTGTAGTGATATGATATAGTCACAAGATTAAATTTATGCAAAATAATAAGGTAAGTTTAAAGTACAGAAAATCAGGGGGGGATAATTATGGACATGTTAGTAATTTTATTAGGGTTGGCAATTCTGCTCGTGCTTACACTTCGAAAAGTTCCAGTTGTATATGCCGCAGCCATCAGTATTATTTTTATTGCAGTGTTTAGTGGCTTACCTATTGTTAAGACTGTAACAAGTGATTACATGACAGGTTTTGCAGGTTTTGTTAAAGCAGCATGGCTTATGCTATTATTGGGAGCTATTCTTTCAAAACTTATGGATGTTTCAGGTGCTGCCAGTTCAATTGCAGCAGTAATCATTAACAAATTTGGGGTTAAACATGCAATTCCAGCAATTGTTATAGCTGGTGGTCTCCTTACTT
This window contains:
- a CDS encoding RHS repeat domain-containing protein, with translation MAVFPWSKTVLAVYWEYEYTADNLLQKAYYKGEIKAEYSYDADGKRIVSDTEEGKRYFVFNYSGKVIYEESIGSDGENKVTSYVYALSKQMARVEGVIGGEGEVIYYHHDNLGSTRLMTNSAGKVVFDQDYLPFGGDLAVVGDLEPVNDVGEGYKYTGQRQEVSIGLYYYGARFYDPDLGRFITEDSYAGEIVNPQGQNIYVYVMNNPMKYVDPSGHKWEFNADSWEWMATEETDKLWQLVDEAKFNSWQEAAEYAGIKDWYDDEGNRIRGKNRSLVGMGIKAPLDIYKAEYAGFDGTVIQAGYKDNSMSVVWNLSDVTVENIRTNDAFSTSLFSYISDSQQTGFSLPNLGLNVSTLYGAFPKHYSDFLTDEAHREELYNSLLGDTKLEFTNFVFGTYTRVENKYWRGESVNYGLLGKKIKIGKLAIGGIGKGNLIQHTSYEQKYGLGRINLIPGQEMLYKRKSEFERIIGVANHSGWGTSGLDWEKYKNILELEAEKNYRQLWGMN
- a CDS encoding tetratricopeptide repeat protein, producing the protein MGGGIIIKDKLMYFWGYFLYSIGVKKRAKNIFIKLDDGSDWKLKLLLARINISMDEFNKALKYLDEVMTLVSDSKIKRILLEDKISILFKLEKYNAALSILEKEDQDDVNILEMIANIYLKKDDLDLAESYAKKINTIDPVNETAIFLLVGINYKRKKYNETIKYCNKLLKYDKETALRLLANSYLEFNDLVMAEKYFKKLRSKYSGQLATIFTHARLEYKKGNIKKAYKILKFIEDQGIECNEDFYGIYNQVKKEIEK
- a CDS encoding GntR family transcriptional regulator; the protein is MNKNNQSRQSLKNHAYQLLKEKLVDCIYPPGSLLNEAQLAKEMELSRTPIRESISKLEMEGFIKVIPKKGIYVTDITFNDVIQVFQARVEMEPIALRLAAPHLPLDELKNFSQKFHEPIVDVHNSFRLDTAMHLFIIEYCGNRFIINTMKRVFEENTRIIISSKQNQAKVHDAKEEHLEILNKLIDGKYAEAEQCMLEHIKSCRISALEYFYNNQLYTPVPSNDYKKELDKL